A region of the Chromatiales bacterium genome:
TGGCTGGTAATTCTGCAGTGCTGTTACTGTCAGCGTTCACGTTTCATCCTGTGTAGTGCGGGTGCGGCAAGGGATTGCGGACTGGATCGGGTATGCCATCGTTAGCGGCGATAGAGTATGATAGTGTCGTCGGTGGAGTTATGTAACCCGCTGATAGCCTTGAAAATCAAGGCCTGCCTAAATTACTTTCGAGGGCAACATGCATCCTCAATACCTGGACGATGCGCAGCGGGGTCATGCACGCCAAAGCATGAGACACAGCATACTGTTTTCCAGTTTAAGCAAAGACCAGCTGGAGCGGGTGCTCATTCATACCCGCCACGTTCGTTTGCGTGAACGCGAGGTGTTGTTTGAGCAACACCAGCCGGCCACCGATTTTTATCTCCTGCAGGCAGGAAGGATCAAGGTCGCGATCGTTTCGCGGGATGGTCACGAAAAGATAATCGATTTGCTCAACCCTGGCGCAACCTTTGCGGAAGCCGTGCTGTTTTCCGGCGATCATTCGTATCCTGTCACTGCCAGCGCACTGGTTGACAGTGAGGTCTGGGCAATCGATTCAGATACGTACAAGGATATTTTACGCCAGTCGATTGATGCCTGTTTCGCGGTACTGGCCCAAATGAGTCGACGCTTGCATTGGCAGCTGACTGAAATTGACCGGCTCTCGCTGCACAGCGCGGCGTTTCGGTTGATCGCCTTTTTGCTCGACGAGGTGCCGAGTACGGATTTGCAGAGCAGCGTCGTGCAGTTCGATACGCCAAAGCATGTGATTGCCTCCCGGCTGTCCATGACGCCAGAGACCTTCTCACGGGTGCTGTCAAAGTTGTCTGACGGTGGCTATCTGCATGTCAATGACAACACCGTACAGATCAGGGATATCGAGAAACTTCGCGAGTATCTGCGCTCGGGTAGTCCAGTCTAGGCAGTAAGTCGGGCGTACAGGCGCGGCAAGGTTGCCGGGAGTTCGCGTGCGTTGCGCACATGCAGGTAACCACTGCTGCCAAACAGGTAGGGCAGATAGGTATCGGCCTTGCGATCGATGGTGACGCAGAAGGGGCGCAAGCCCGATCGCGTCGCATCGCTCAATGCCTTGCGCGTATCCTCGATGCCGTAGCGTCCTTCATACAGGTCAAGATCGTTGGGCTTGCCGTCGGTCAGGATCAGTAACAGGCGGTGACTGCTGGATTCCTGTGCGAGCACGTCCGTCGCATAGCGAATGGCCGCACCCATGCGCGTGTAGTATGCGGGGCGGATGGTCGCGATCCGGCCGCGGCATTCGTCGTTGTATGTCTCGGCGAAGCGCTTGAGCAGGGTCATGCGTATATGATCCCTGCGCCTGGAGGAGAATCCGTACAGCGCGTAGCGGTCTCCGGTGGCAGCCAGGGATTCGGAGAACAGGAACAGCGTTTCCCGGATGACATCGATGACGCGCTGATCATCGCTGACGTGGCTGTCCGTTGACAGTGACAGGTCAGCCAGCAGCAGGCAGGACAGGTCACGTTCGGCATTGTGGAAACTTCGGAACAGCCCGGAGTCATCACCCGCCTGCCCCCGCCTGCGTTCAGCTTGCCAGGCGATACAGGCGTCGATATCCAGTTCGCTGCCCTCCGGTTGCGCCCGTTGCCAGATCCTGCGCGGTTTCAGTTCCTCGAACAGGGCGCGCAGCTTTCGGGCACGGCCAGACAGCGCCTGCGGAAGCGGCATCGGTACGACGTCCCGCGGCATAAATTCCTGTACCTGGCAGTGCGCGGGCAACCATTGCGCGCTGCGGTAATCCCACTCCGGCAGTGTGATGTCACCGCTGATGAGAATGTCGTCGTGCTCCTCGGCAGGCAGGTCGAGATCGAAACGCACCCGGGAGGCCGTGGTTTTCCGTTCCCGCGACAGGCTCAACACGTCCATATCGTCCAGCGCGCCGGCCACATCCTTGTCGAGGGTTTCCTCGGTTTCCCGGTCCACGGCCGCATATTCTGCGCGGGTGAACAGGCTCTCCAGGCGAAACGCCAGCAACCCGCCCCGTTCGCCCGGCGGGTCGACCCGTTGCCCCATCCGGCGACGGCCATCCTCGACATCATGGCAATCCTGGCTGGGTGAGGCCTCGTCGTCGTTCGAAACCGATGCCCTGGCTACCGCCATCGTTGGGGGCTCGGGATGCAACCACAACGGCACCGGGAAGATCCGCGTTTCAGCGGGTAGACGGGGATGATCGCGTGCTTCCGGGTTGCGCAAGGCATGGCGTATCGCCGTTTCTGTGGACAGCCGGTTGTGGTGTCGTCCGGATGGCAGCGGGCGTTGCGCTATGTGGGCCTCGACCAGCCGCTGATAGCGCACGCGCAGCCCGGGATACCTTTCCAGCAACGCCGTGACAGCCCGGGTGCTGCGCTGCAGCCAGTTCTCTGCCGGGTTTGGGCAGGGTATTGCGGCGAGCGCGGCCAGCCACAGGTACAGGTCGCGGTTGAGCCCGGTCTCTGGAAAGACAGCAATGGATGCCGGTAGACGCAGCGTTTCCTCGTCGCGCCAGGCCCATTCTACGGTTCGCCCGACGCCTGCGATGCGTTGCGCCAGCTGGCGTGGTGACCGACTGGTCGTGGCTGTTGCCGCTTCTACCCGCAGCCCCGGATCGTCACCCAGGGCGCGAAACAATATCGCGACGGACTGGCGAACGTCGGTGAGCCGCAGCGCGTGTTCCGGGTAGTCCTGGCGTGCGAGACGGGTGGCGACCCGGTGCCAGATGCGACCGACAAGTTCCTCCATGTCAGTACCTGTTGTGCGAACCCGCAGGGTCGGCGGCTTGACCGTGTTTGCCGGCATGCGCAAGCGGTCGCTCGAGCGCATCCGGCCCCGATGCCATGACCAGCACACTGGGCGGATCATGGCTGGCGTTGACGTTCTCGCAGGCCTGTACGCAGAGCTGGCACTGGGTGCATGACCACATGCGGCGTTTGCTGCCGCGTGGTTTCAGGCGCATCGGGCAGGCGTGCTCGCAGGATGCGTCGCAGCTCGCGCAGGCCCGCGCATGCCGGTGGTCGAACTTCACCACCAGCGCCTTGCGGTTTCCCATCCAGGCCAGGCTCTGGAACAGGCCAACGGCGCAGCCGTAGCGGCAGAACAGATGCCTGGCGAAGGTAAACTCGATGATGAAGAGTGCGGTGCCGACCGCTATGAACGACGTTTGATTGCGGGTCAGCGTCGCGTGCACGAGGTTATGCCAGATTTCCAGTGGTGGCAGCAGGTAGGTGAGCAGCGAAACGGCCCACAGCAGGGCAAAACCGATAACCGCGGGTATGACCATGAGCCACCAGGCAGAAGAGGGTGTGATCCGGGTGCCGTCCGCCTGCGCCTCCGGCAAAGCGGTATTATCCCAGAGCGACAGCCGCCCGCAGGCGCGCCGCATCAGACCGTTGATAATCTGCACCACGCTGAAATGCGGGCACAGCCAGCCACAGTACAGGCGCCCGTAACGCCAGGCAATCCACAACGCCAGCGCCACGAAGGCCAGTACCGGCAGCAAACCGCGCAGGAGCACATTCATGCTGAGCTGCGCTTGCGGGTCGCTTTCGATCCCCAGTGTCCAGGCCTGTCCCAGTATGATGAAGTGGCCCTGTGTGAGGTCGTAGCGAAACAGGTCCAGTGGCGGAGCCAGGATGAACAGCAGAAAAAATCCGCCACGCGTCACCAGGCGGAGTTTCTGGGTCCGGTTCATGCGGGCAGGTGGCGGCCGATGAGTGGATAGCGCCAGGTCTGGCCGGCCAGCGCACGTACTAGTCCGATCACACCGCACAGGATCAGGGTGCTATGGATGAAGGTGAAGTACAGCACGGCAACCACCCAGGTGTAGGCCGCATCCAGGCCGCCCGTCGCAACGATGACCGCGAGGATGATGACGATCAGGCCGCCGCCGATAATACTGACTCCGGTGGTCTGCGTCAGGTGATTGAGCGCCAGCGGCGGGCTGTGGCGGCGTTGCAGCAGGAACAGTATGAGCAGCGCAAGAAAGGCGACCCCCGGCAGTAACATCAGGTTAACGAGGTAGAGTACCTCGGCGCTGACGGCCAGCGCCTGGCCCGGGGTCTTGTCCATGGTGTCAACCCAGGCTGGCCTGCACGACTTCCATCAGGGCGTCGATGGTCGCGGGGTCGTCACTCAGGGGTTCGATCAAAGACGCGCGGGCGCTTTCGATCGGGTCAAAACCATCACGGATGAGACGAGCGCAGTAAATCAACAGGCGGGTGGATACCGATTCTTCCAGGTCATGATCCTTGAGCGCACGCAGGTTGCCACCCAGTTGCACGAGTCGGCCTGCTGCGACGGCATCCACGCCCGCCTCTGCGCTGATGATCTCGGTTTCTTCCTTAGCTGGCGGGTAATCGAAACGCAGCGATACGAAGCGCTGGCGGGTGGAGGGTTTCATACCCTTGAACAGGTTCTGGTAACCCGGGTTGTATGAAACCACCAGCATGAATTCCGGCGGGGCATGAAGGGTCTCGCCCGTGCGTTCGATGGGCAGGATACGCCGGTCATCAGACAGCGGGTGCAGCACGACCGTGGTGTCCTTGCGCGCCTCGACGATTTCATCGAGATAACAGATAGCGCCTTCACGCAACGCGCGGGTCAGCGGCCCGTCATGCCAGCAGGTGCCGCCATCGCTGAGTAGATGACGGCCGACCAGGTCGGCCGCGGTGAGATCGTCGTGACAGGCTACGGTGTACAGCGGCCGGCCGAGGCGCGCGGCCATGTGTTCGACGAAACGCGTCTTGCCACAGCCGGTGGGTCCTTTTAGCAACACCGGGAGCTGGTTGCGCCAGGCGTAGCCGAACAGTTCCACTTCGCCCGCACGCGGGCGATAGTATGGCACTGTCTCGTGCGAATGCCTTAATTTATCGGTACTCGGCATAGTCAGTCCGGTGTTGCCCGGCTCTTAACCCTAGCGGGAAAGAACCGGGCAGCTCTGTTGCCGTATCAGTTTGACTCAAGCGCATAGCGCTCGCCACCCTTGACGAAAAACGAGATCACGTACATGACCAGGCCAATCATGAACACGACCCCGGCCAGTTCACGCAGCCAGTAGAACAGTTCGATCTTCTCCTGCACCGCCATGAACGGCATGGGCGTGTCCGAGTAACGCTGTAGATAGACCTGCAGTACACCGGCGGCGGTGAGGAACAGGGTGATGAACACCATGGACACCGTCATGAACCAGAATGACCACATCTCCAGTACCTGGGAGCGCATGTCGCTGGCTTCCTGTCCGCGCAGTTTCGGCATGGAGTAGGAAATCATGGTCAACACGATCATGACATAGGCGCCGAAGAAGGCCATGTGACCGTGAGCGGCGGTGATCTGCGTGCCGTGGGTGTAGTAGTTTATGGGAGCCAGGGTATGCAGGAATCCCCATACACCCGCGCCCAGGAAGGCCATGACGGCGGTACCCAACGCCCACAGTACAGCGGCCTGGTTAGGATGCTGTCGCCTTCTCTGGTTGACCATATTGAAGGCAAACACGGTCATCATGAAGAACGGCAAGGGTTCCAGGGCGGAGAAGATGGAGCCCCACCACTGCCAGTACTCCGGGGTGCCGATCCAGAAGTAGTGATGTCCCGTGCCAATGATGCCGGTGATCAGGGCCATCGCGATGATGACATACAGCCATTTTTCGATGACCTCGCGGTCCACGCCCGTGACTTTAATGAGAACGAAAGCCAGGATCGCGCCGAGGATCAGCTCCCAGACGCCCTCTACCCACAGGTGAACCACCCACCA
Encoded here:
- a CDS encoding CbbQ/NirQ/NorQ/GpvN family protein; amino-acid sequence: MPSTDKLRHSHETVPYYRPRAGEVELFGYAWRNQLPVLLKGPTGCGKTRFVEHMAARLGRPLYTVACHDDLTAADLVGRHLLSDGGTCWHDGPLTRALREGAICYLDEIVEARKDTTVVLHPLSDDRRILPIERTGETLHAPPEFMLVVSYNPGYQNLFKGMKPSTRQRFVSLRFDYPPAKEETEIISAEAGVDAVAAGRLVQLGGNLRALKDHDLEESVSTRLLIYCARLIRDGFDPIESARASLIEPLSDDPATIDALMEVVQASLG
- a CDS encoding VWA domain-containing protein, which produces MEELVGRIWHRVATRLARQDYPEHALRLTDVRQSVAILFRALGDDPGLRVEAATATTSRSPRQLAQRIAGVGRTVEWAWRDEETLRLPASIAVFPETGLNRDLYLWLAALAAIPCPNPAENWLQRSTRAVTALLERYPGLRVRYQRLVEAHIAQRPLPSGRHHNRLSTETAIRHALRNPEARDHPRLPAETRIFPVPLWLHPEPPTMAVARASVSNDDEASPSQDCHDVEDGRRRMGQRVDPPGERGGLLAFRLESLFTRAEYAAVDRETEETLDKDVAGALDDMDVLSLSRERKTTASRVRFDLDLPAEEHDDILISGDITLPEWDYRSAQWLPAHCQVQEFMPRDVVPMPLPQALSGRARKLRALFEELKPRRIWQRAQPEGSELDIDACIAWQAERRRGQAGDDSGLFRSFHNAERDLSCLLLADLSLSTDSHVSDDQRVIDVIRETLFLFSESLAATGDRYALYGFSSRRRDHIRMTLLKRFAETYNDECRGRIATIRPAYYTRMGAAIRYATDVLAQESSSHRLLLILTDGKPNDLDLYEGRYGIEDTRKALSDATRSGLRPFCVTIDRKADTYLPYLFGSSGYLHVRNARELPATLPRLYARLTA
- a CDS encoding Crp/Fnr family transcriptional regulator, translated to MHPQYLDDAQRGHARQSMRHSILFSSLSKDQLERVLIHTRHVRLREREVLFEQHQPATDFYLLQAGRIKVAIVSRDGHEKIIDLLNPGATFAEAVLFSGDHSYPVTASALVDSEVWAIDSDTYKDILRQSIDACFAVLAQMSRRLHWQLTEIDRLSLHSAAFRLIAFLLDEVPSTDLQSSVVQFDTPKHVIASRLSMTPETFSRVLSKLSDGGYLHVNDNTVQIRDIEKLREYLRSGSPV
- a CDS encoding cbb3-type cytochrome c oxidase subunit I → MKYQSQTVAKPYFIAAIGLFVGQILFGLVLGLQYVWGDFMFPEIPFNVARMVHTNLLIVWLLFGFMGAAYYLVPEECECEIHSPGLAILLFWVFLVAGALTVLGYLLVPYAGLAALTGNEYFPTMGREFLEQPTITKIGIVVVALGFLYNVGMTVLKGRKTVVNLVLLTGLLGLALLFLFSFYNPDNLVKDKFYWWWVVHLWVEGVWELILGAILAFVLIKVTGVDREVIEKWLYVIIAMALITGIIGTGHHYFWIGTPEYWQWWGSIFSALEPLPFFMMTVFAFNMVNQRRRQHPNQAAVLWALGTAVMAFLGAGVWGFLHTLAPINYYTHGTQITAAHGHMAFFGAYVMIVLTMISYSMPKLRGQEASDMRSQVLEMWSFWFMTVSMVFITLFLTAAGVLQVYLQRYSDTPMPFMAVQEKIELFYWLRELAGVVFMIGLVMYVISFFVKGGERYALESN
- a CDS encoding 4Fe-4S binding protein, whose amino-acid sequence is MNRTQKLRLVTRGGFFLLFILAPPLDLFRYDLTQGHFIILGQAWTLGIESDPQAQLSMNVLLRGLLPVLAFVALALWIAWRYGRLYCGWLCPHFSVVQIINGLMRRACGRLSLWDNTALPEAQADGTRITPSSAWWLMVIPAVIGFALLWAVSLLTYLLPPLEIWHNLVHATLTRNQTSFIAVGTALFIIEFTFARHLFCRYGCAVGLFQSLAWMGNRKALVVKFDHRHARACASCDASCEHACPMRLKPRGSKRRMWSCTQCQLCVQACENVNASHDPPSVLVMASGPDALERPLAHAGKHGQAADPAGSHNRY